The Celeribacter marinus genome window below encodes:
- a CDS encoding LolA family protein has translation MIFTRIALAPALCLFALAAPAAAEKLSLAQLSQYLNTLGTVSADFVQTNDDGSKSNGVLTIKRPGRMRLEYAASNDLVLTAGGQVAVFDAGSNEPPMRFPLSKTPLNVILKNNVNLDQARMVVSHTEKNGDTVVRAQDPSHPEYGSIDLIFSDTPILKAWIVHDDTGGSTTMRLTKMRLGGAVSDAKFNIGAEADRRGTPLE, from the coding sequence ATGATCTTTACTCGTATCGCCTTGGCGCCCGCCCTTTGTCTCTTCGCGCTTGCTGCACCCGCTGCGGCGGAAAAACTGTCGCTCGCCCAGTTGTCCCAATATCTCAATACACTTGGCACGGTCAGCGCCGATTTTGTCCAAACCAATGATGATGGCTCAAAGTCCAACGGTGTGTTGACGATAAAACGACCGGGCCGGATGCGTTTGGAATACGCGGCGTCCAATGATCTGGTGCTCACCGCCGGTGGGCAAGTGGCTGTGTTTGACGCCGGATCTAATGAGCCGCCGATGCGGTTTCCCCTCTCAAAAACGCCGCTCAACGTTATTCTCAAAAATAACGTGAATTTGGATCAGGCGCGGATGGTCGTCTCTCACACCGAGAAAAATGGCGATACCGTGGTGCGTGCCCAAGATCCATCACACCCCGAATATGGCTCGATCGATCTTATTTTTAGTGACACACCCATTCTCAAAGCGTGGATTGTGCATGATGATACAGGCGGATCGACGACCATGCGCCTGACCAAAATGCGCCTTGGTGGCGCCGTGTCGGATGCAAAATTCAACATCGGCGCCGAGGCGGATCGGCGCGGCACGCCGTTGGAGTGA
- a CDS encoding AEC family transporter, whose amino-acid sequence MQLVLTVLEIVSPVFILALIGFGWVKAGHEYRIEFVTRLAMTLSIPALIFVALVNAKIEPAALTSLLMAATVGFAAVTAVAFVAVKVFKLEIRTYLAPLIFGNTGNLGLPLAYFAFGDEGLSYAVVVFAVMALWSFTFGVYVTAGGGHPGKVIKEPLVGATLLGGLFLWQGWTLPTFAMNTLDLLGQIAIPVMLITLGVAMARLQVNSMGRAVALSLGKVILCAGIAAVVGQWFDLAPVPFAVLVVQLATPVAVTSYMLAEKYGAQAQEVAGLVVASTFLSVIYLPVLLGLLL is encoded by the coding sequence GTGCAACTTGTCCTAACAGTCCTTGAAATCGTCTCCCCCGTCTTCATCCTTGCCCTGATCGGATTTGGATGGGTCAAAGCGGGACATGAATATCGCATCGAGTTCGTGACGCGCCTTGCGATGACGCTTTCCATCCCTGCACTCATCTTTGTAGCACTTGTAAATGCAAAGATTGAACCCGCCGCGCTGACATCGCTGCTCATGGCGGCCACGGTCGGGTTTGCCGCGGTCACAGCTGTCGCCTTTGTCGCTGTGAAAGTGTTTAAACTGGAAATCCGCACATATCTCGCACCCCTTATTTTCGGCAATACCGGGAACTTGGGGCTACCACTCGCATACTTCGCATTCGGTGACGAAGGTCTAAGCTACGCCGTTGTCGTCTTTGCTGTGATGGCGCTGTGGTCGTTCACATTTGGCGTTTATGTGACGGCCGGTGGCGGACATCCGGGCAAAGTGATCAAAGAACCCCTCGTTGGGGCCACCCTTTTGGGGGGGCTATTTTTGTGGCAAGGCTGGACGCTTCCGACCTTTGCGATGAACACACTGGATCTTCTCGGTCAGATTGCGATCCCTGTCATGCTGATCACGCTTGGCGTTGCCATGGCCCGCTTGCAGGTCAACAGCATGGGCCGCGCCGTGGCGCTATCGTTGGGCAAGGTTATCTTGTGCGCGGGCATCGCCGCCGTTGTCGGACAATGGTTTGATCTCGCGCCCGTCCCCTTTGCCGTCTTGGTGGTTCAACTCGCCACTCCGGTCGCGGTGACCTCTTATATGTTGGCGGAAAAATACGGTGCACAGGCGCAAGAGGTCGCGGGACTTGTCGTGGCATCAACGTTTTTGTCGGTGATTTACCTGCCTGTGCTGCTCGGTTTGTTGCTCTGA
- the hspQ gene encoding heat shock protein HspQ, whose amino-acid sequence MLKTRAKYHLGQVVKHRKHSFRGVVFDVDATYSKTKEWYDNIPEASRPKKDQPFYHLLAENEESYYLAYVSEQNLIADYSGVPVEHPDLPDLFGPFEDGTYPLQFQMN is encoded by the coding sequence ATGTTAAAGACGCGCGCCAAATATCATCTGGGTCAAGTCGTGAAGCACCGAAAGCATTCCTTTCGGGGCGTGGTTTTTGATGTCGACGCTACATATTCTAAAACCAAAGAATGGTACGACAATATACCAGAGGCCAGTCGGCCCAAAAAAGATCAGCCGTTTTATCATTTGCTGGCCGAGAACGAGGAGAGTTATTACCTCGCCTACGTGTCAGAGCAAAACCTGATTGCGGATTACTCTGGCGTTCCTGTGGAACATCCCGACCTTCCCGATTTGTTCGGCCCCTTCGAGGATGGGACATACCCGCTTCAGTTTCAAATGAACTAA
- a CDS encoding ATP-binding protein, which produces MHRRAEQNLSVTQGQMSHRMALNASQKSVRKALRAIKAQLDDHGVLPDDLASIELVLAEALNNIVEHAYSGADKGLIEVALSMDVNELAFQITDRGLPMPNGEPPKGTLAPMTGDISELPEGGFGWFLIHELAHDLAYVRHGSSNVFSFRMNTADNTD; this is translated from the coding sequence ATGCATCGTAGGGCTGAGCAAAACCTGTCTGTCACACAGGGGCAAATGAGCCATCGCATGGCATTGAACGCGTCTCAGAAATCGGTGCGCAAGGCGTTGCGCGCAATAAAGGCGCAATTGGACGACCACGGGGTCTTACCCGACGATCTCGCATCCATTGAGCTGGTGCTCGCTGAGGCGCTCAATAATATTGTCGAACACGCTTATAGTGGCGCAGACAAGGGCCTCATCGAAGTGGCCCTCTCTATGGATGTGAACGAATTGGCGTTTCAAATTACAGATCGCGGTCTGCCTATGCCAAATGGAGAGCCACCCAAAGGGACGCTTGCGCCTATGACGGGTGACATATCAGAGCTACCAGAGGGTGGATTCGGATGGTTTTTGATTCATGAATTGGCGCATGATCTTGCTTATGTGCGCCACGGGTCGTCAAACGTCTTTAGTTTTCGCATGAACACCGCTGACAACACGGACTGA
- a CDS encoding STAS domain-containing protein, which yields MKLTHKDFDDLRLITVEEDRIDAASAIKFKDGIRNLTQDAPDRVLLDLAQVGFLDSSGLGAVVACMKALGNGMTLELAALQPPVERVFHLTRMNTVFKIHTRVSDATTDTEHAS from the coding sequence ATGAAACTGACCCATAAAGATTTTGACGATCTTCGTCTTATTACTGTTGAAGAGGACCGTATTGACGCGGCGAGCGCCATCAAATTCAAGGATGGCATACGAAATTTGACACAAGACGCGCCTGATCGTGTGTTGTTGGATCTGGCGCAGGTCGGGTTCCTTGATAGCTCCGGCCTCGGTGCGGTTGTCGCGTGCATGAAGGCGCTCGGCAATGGAATGACCCTTGAGCTGGCCGCGCTACAGCCCCCTGTCGAACGGGTTTTTCATCTCACACGAATGAATACAGTGTTCAAGATTCATACCCGCGTGTCCGATGCGACCACGGACACAGAGCATGCATCGTAG
- a CDS encoding GAF domain-containing protein, with product MDSGLDQRIFALTQGETDAVALMATLACEVHHSDTRFHWTGFYRVVAPDLMKIGPYQGGHGCLVIPFSRGVCGACARTGEAQLVDDVETFEGHIACASSTRSELVLPVRNASGALIAVFDIDSDLPAAFTSEDATRLQSLLDRVFADVAPAW from the coding sequence ATGGACAGCGGTTTGGATCAGCGCATTTTCGCCCTCACACAGGGTGAAACCGATGCCGTTGCATTAATGGCGACGCTTGCGTGTGAGGTGCACCATAGTGACACGCGGTTCCATTGGACGGGTTTTTACCGTGTTGTCGCCCCTGATCTCATGAAAATCGGTCCCTATCAGGGCGGGCACGGCTGTCTTGTCATTCCGTTTTCGCGCGGTGTGTGTGGCGCATGTGCGCGCACGGGTGAGGCGCAGTTGGTTGATGATGTCGAGACCTTTGAGGGACACATTGCCTGCGCGTCCTCCACACGATCCGAATTGGTTTTGCCCGTGCGCAACGCGTCCGGCGCACTCATCGCCGTGTTTGATATCGATAGCGATCTTCCGGCCGCTTTCACATCCGAGGATGCCACGCGCTTGCAGTCCCTTCTTGATCGGGTCTTTGCGGATGTTGCCCCCGCGTGGTAG
- a CDS encoding pseudouridine synthase: MNTLNFTEYTPPDVPLDVIHADHEVLLMGKPAGLLSVPGKGEHLSDCLITRVQAAFPEALLVHRLDRDTSGVMVFALTAHAQRHLGLQFEKRQTKKTYVARVYGTMAERTGTVDLPLTSDWPNRPRQMVCHETGRQAVTDWRVQRYEDDVPATRVRLFPKTGRSHQLRVHMLALGHPILGDPFYATGEALNAPRLMLHAENLRFRHPDGGKGMSFMSKCPF; encoded by the coding sequence ATGAACACGTTGAACTTTACCGAATACACCCCGCCCGATGTGCCCCTCGACGTGATCCACGCCGACCATGAGGTCTTGCTTATGGGCAAGCCCGCGGGGTTGTTGTCCGTTCCGGGTAAGGGCGAACACCTGTCAGATTGCTTGATCACGCGGGTTCAGGCGGCGTTTCCCGAGGCGCTTTTGGTGCACCGTCTGGACCGCGACACCAGTGGTGTGATGGTCTTTGCGCTCACCGCCCATGCGCAACGCCACCTTGGCCTGCAATTCGAAAAACGTCAGACAAAAAAGACCTATGTCGCCCGCGTCTACGGCACGATGGCCGAGCGAACCGGCACCGTTGATTTGCCCCTGACGTCAGATTGGCCGAACCGCCCGCGCCAAATGGTGTGCCATGAAACGGGCCGCCAAGCGGTCACGGATTGGCGGGTTCAACGCTATGAGGATGATGTCCCCGCGACTCGTGTGCGCCTCTTTCCCAAAACAGGCCGTTCGCACCAATTGCGCGTGCATATGCTTGCGCTGGGCCACCCGATTTTGGGCGATCCGTTCTATGCGACTGGCGAGGCGCTTAACGCTCCGCGTCTTATGCTGCATGCCGAGAACCTTCGCTTTCGCCATCCCGATGGGGGCAAGGGGATGTCGTTCATGTCAAAGTGTCCGTTTTAG
- a CDS encoding peroxiredoxin, whose protein sequence is MGLRINDIVPNFTAMTDQGEITFHDWIGDSWAIMFSHPKDFTPVCTTEFGAVAQLADEWAARGTKVIGLSVDGPEEHVQWKADIEGFAGAKAGFPIIADTDLAVAKAFDMLPAEAYLPDGRTAADSASVRSVFIISPDKKVQLIMTYPMSVGRNFAEVLRALDGLQKTYGVPLATPANWETGQDVIVALSLDDAAAEAKFGAIDKKLPYLRFAKDPK, encoded by the coding sequence ATGGGCCTTCGCATTAACGACATCGTTCCAAACTTTACCGCCATGACCGATCAGGGCGAAATTACGTTCCATGACTGGATTGGCGATAGCTGGGCAATCATGTTTTCCCACCCCAAGGATTTCACACCCGTGTGCACCACCGAATTCGGTGCTGTTGCACAGCTGGCCGACGAATGGGCCGCGCGCGGTACCAAGGTTATCGGCCTGTCCGTCGATGGCCCCGAAGAGCACGTTCAGTGGAAAGCGGACATCGAGGGATTTGCAGGGGCCAAAGCGGGCTTCCCGATCATCGCGGACACCGATCTGGCGGTCGCCAAGGCGTTTGATATGCTGCCCGCCGAGGCCTACCTGCCCGATGGGCGCACCGCCGCCGATAGCGCGTCTGTGCGCTCGGTCTTTATCATCTCGCCGGATAAAAAGGTGCAGTTGATCATGACCTACCCAATGTCCGTGGGCCGCAACTTTGCCGAAGTGCTACGTGCGCTCGATGGTCTGCAAAAAACCTACGGCGTCCCCCTCGCCACCCCCGCCAACTGGGAAACTGGCCAAGACGTCATCGTCGCCCTATCGCTAGACGACGCCGCCGCCGAAGCCAAATTCGGCGCAATCGACAAAAAACTACCCTACCTACGCTTCGCCAAAGATCCGAAGTAA
- the tagD gene encoding glycerol-3-phosphate cytidylyltransferase has translation MTTIITYGTFDLFHLGHVRLLHRLSNLGDRLIVAISTDEFNAIKGKKCIMPFEHRMEIVEACRYVDKVIPERNWEQKREDVVREGADIFAIGDDWEGKFDFLTDLCEVIYLPRTDHVSTTQLRETVLDIYADKSGK, from the coding sequence ATGACAACAATCATCACCTACGGCACATTTGATTTGTTTCATCTCGGCCATGTACGCCTTCTACACCGCCTATCAAACCTTGGCGATCGTTTGATCGTTGCCATTTCCACGGATGAATTCAACGCGATCAAGGGTAAAAAGTGCATCATGCCTTTCGAGCACCGCATGGAAATTGTTGAAGCTTGCCGATACGTGGATAAGGTAATTCCGGAACGCAACTGGGAACAAAAGCGCGAAGATGTCGTGCGCGAAGGCGCGGATATTTTTGCTATTGGTGACGATTGGGAGGGAAAGTTCGATTTCCTAACCGACTTATGCGAGGTTATCTATTTGCCGCGCACTGATCATGTATCGACCACGCAGTTGCGCGAGACAGTACTTGATATTTACGCAGATAAATCGGGCAAATAG
- a CDS encoding LicD family protein: protein MPTLIRPRKLRTDKEPLSEQSWKQLRAFDALSEAPDTATNLSLRQLRNPLSKVPRSQRGVEWTERVVIAYCIKQQRSPRVRSLRRRIIGYWEENGKPENAQDFAMRVERALLAGDPSQKSFFLHFETRDGAETAKELHDVLTTLKELGLNVFLNSGTLLGAVRDQTFIKHDDDMDIGVIVNSTQPLDVADELIALHKVLKAKLDLPIKTSFNSPVLKIKLASDIVLDIFPTWFQDGKVYIWPHTFGELTKADLLPLKTISMHGYEMPVPAEPEKMLALNYGEQWKVPDAGFSFPWAEAKIRHKILLERYRSKVKWYAFFSYFKRG, encoded by the coding sequence TTGCCAACATTAATTAGACCGCGCAAGTTGCGCACAGACAAAGAACCCCTCTCTGAGCAGTCTTGGAAGCAACTACGGGCGTTCGACGCGCTGTCGGAGGCACCAGATACAGCGACCAATCTAAGTCTGAGACAGTTACGAAATCCGCTCTCCAAAGTTCCCCGTTCGCAACGTGGTGTGGAATGGACGGAACGCGTTGTCATCGCTTACTGCATAAAACAACAACGCAGCCCGCGCGTCAGATCACTGAGGCGCCGCATTATTGGGTATTGGGAGGAAAACGGAAAGCCCGAGAACGCACAGGATTTTGCCATGCGCGTTGAACGCGCTTTATTGGCCGGCGACCCATCCCAAAAAAGCTTTTTTCTTCATTTCGAGACCCGTGACGGCGCGGAGACCGCAAAAGAGCTGCACGACGTTCTAACCACTCTAAAAGAATTGGGCCTCAATGTTTTCCTGAATTCTGGAACGCTTCTTGGAGCCGTGCGGGACCAAACGTTCATCAAGCACGATGACGACATGGACATCGGAGTTATTGTTAATTCGACACAACCCCTCGATGTAGCAGATGAACTTATCGCGCTGCATAAGGTGCTCAAGGCTAAACTCGACCTTCCAATCAAGACGTCTTTCAACAGTCCAGTTCTAAAAATAAAGTTGGCATCCGACATCGTATTGGACATCTTTCCAACGTGGTTTCAGGATGGAAAAGTTTACATATGGCCGCACACATTTGGCGAACTGACAAAAGCCGATCTTTTACCATTGAAAACAATATCTATGCACGGCTATGAGATGCCCGTTCCCGCTGAACCCGAAAAAATGCTTGCTCTAAACTACGGTGAACAATGGAAAGTTCCCGATGCAGGGTTTTCATTTCCATGGGCAGAGGCAAAAATCCGCCACAAAATTCTGTTAGAACGCTACCGCTCCAAGGTCAAATGGTACGCTTTTTTCTCTTATTTCAAGCGTGGTTGA
- the pnp gene encoding polyribonucleotide nucleotidyltransferase, whose translation MFNEVKKSIQWGEETLTLETGKVARQADGTVIATLGETSVMANVTFARQQKPGQDFFPLTVHYQEKYYAAGKVPGGFFKREARPTEKETLTARLIDRPIRPLFVPGFKNEVLVMCTVLSHDLVNDPDVVAMIAASAALTISGAPFMGPIACARVGYEDGDYILNPTVDDMHMLRNNPEQRLDLVVAGTKDAVMMVESEAYELSEDEMLGAVTFAHEQIQPVIDLIIDLAEDAAKEPFDFQAPDYSALSAAIKAAGEASMKAAYAITDKQERVAAVSAAKEGIKASLSEEQLEDQNLGAALKKLESSVLRGTVVKEGKRIDGRALDEIRPILSETGILPRTHGSALFTRGETQGLVVTTLGTGDDEQMIDALTGTYKSNFMLHYNFPPYSVGEVGRVSGPGRREIGHGKLAWRALQAVLPAATDFPYTVRVVSEITESNGSSSMASVCGGSLSMMDAGVPLKSAVAGVAMGLIMEDDGEYAILSDILGDEDHLGDMDFKVAGTEAGITSLQMDIKIAGITPEIMGKALAQAKAGRLHILGEMNKALSGAGDFSVHAPRIETMQIPTDKIREVIGSGGKVIREIVELSGAKVDINDEGIIKIASANGEAIQKAYDMIHSIVAEPEENKVYKGKVVKVVDFGAFVNFFGKRDGLVHVSQIENRRLNHPSDVLKEGQDVYVKLLGFDDRGKVRLAMKMVDQTTGEEIAEEKSEE comes from the coding sequence ATGTTCAACGAAGTGAAAAAATCTATCCAGTGGGGCGAAGAAACGCTGACACTGGAAACGGGCAAAGTTGCCCGCCAAGCTGACGGCACCGTCATCGCCACTCTGGGCGAGACCTCCGTTATGGCCAACGTAACGTTCGCCCGCCAGCAAAAACCAGGGCAGGATTTCTTCCCGCTTACGGTTCACTACCAAGAGAAATACTATGCTGCCGGTAAAGTTCCGGGCGGCTTTTTCAAACGCGAAGCGCGTCCAACGGAAAAAGAGACGCTGACTGCGCGTCTCATCGACCGTCCGATCCGCCCGTTGTTTGTGCCGGGTTTCAAAAACGAAGTGCTCGTGATGTGTACCGTTTTGTCCCACGACCTCGTCAACGATCCCGACGTTGTTGCCATGATCGCAGCCTCCGCGGCTCTGACGATCTCTGGCGCGCCGTTCATGGGCCCAATCGCCTGTGCACGCGTTGGTTATGAAGATGGCGATTACATCCTCAACCCGACTGTCGACGACATGCACATGTTGCGCAACAACCCCGAGCAGCGTCTCGATCTGGTTGTCGCAGGCACCAAAGACGCCGTGATGATGGTTGAGTCCGAAGCATACGAGCTTTCCGAAGACGAAATGCTTGGCGCTGTGACCTTTGCACACGAGCAAATCCAGCCTGTTATCGACCTGATCATTGATCTGGCCGAAGATGCAGCCAAAGAGCCGTTCGACTTTCAGGCGCCTGACTACTCCGCCTTGTCCGCTGCCATTAAGGCTGCTGGAGAAGCATCCATGAAAGCGGCCTACGCGATCACGGACAAGCAAGAGCGCGTTGCCGCTGTGTCTGCTGCCAAAGAGGGTATCAAAGCCTCCTTGAGCGAAGAGCAGCTTGAGGATCAAAACCTCGGCGCCGCTCTCAAGAAACTCGAGTCTTCGGTTCTGCGCGGCACTGTCGTCAAAGAAGGCAAGCGTATCGATGGTCGCGCACTCGATGAGATCCGTCCCATCCTGTCCGAAACCGGCATCTTGCCCCGCACACACGGCTCCGCCTTGTTTACACGCGGCGAGACACAGGGTTTGGTTGTGACCACACTCGGCACCGGCGACGACGAACAGATGATCGACGCGCTCACCGGCACGTATAAATCGAACTTCATGCTGCACTATAACTTCCCTCCCTACTCGGTCGGTGAAGTTGGTCGTGTGTCTGGCCCAGGTCGTCGCGAAATCGGCCACGGTAAATTGGCATGGCGCGCGCTTCAGGCTGTTTTGCCTGCTGCAACCGACTTCCCATACACCGTGCGTGTTGTGTCCGAGATCACTGAGTCCAACGGCTCGTCCTCAATGGCGTCCGTATGTGGTGGCTCCTTGTCCATGATGGATGCGGGCGTTCCGCTCAAATCCGCTGTGGCGGGTGTTGCTATGGGTCTGATCATGGAAGACGATGGCGAATACGCCATTTTGTCCGACATCTTGGGCGACGAAGATCACCTTGGCGACATGGACTTCAAAGTGGCCGGCACCGAGGCGGGTATCACCTCGCTGCAAATGGACATCAAGATCGCGGGTATCACGCCAGAGATCATGGGCAAAGCCTTGGCTCAAGCCAAAGCGGGCCGTTTGCACATCCTTGGTGAGATGAACAAAGCTCTGTCTGGCGCGGGCGACTTCTCCGTGCACGCACCACGCATCGAGACGATGCAGATCCCAACGGATAAAATCCGCGAAGTGATCGGTTCGGGCGGCAAAGTGATCCGTGAAATCGTTGAATTGTCTGGCGCAAAAGTCGACATCAACGACGAAGGCATCATCAAAATCGCATCCGCGAACGGTGAGGCAATCCAAAAAGCTTACGACATGATCCACTCGATCGTCGCCGAGCCTGAGGAAAACAAGGTCTACAAAGGTAAAGTCGTGAAGGTCGTCGATTTCGGCGCATTCGTGAACTTCTTTGGCAAGCGTGACGGCCTCGTGCACGTCTCCCAGATCGAAAACCGCCGCCTCAACCACCCGTCTGACGTGCTCAAAGAAGGTCAGGACGTTTACGTGAAACTCCTCGGCTTCGACGACCGCGGTAAAGTCCGTTTGGCCATGAAAATGGTCGACCAGACAACAGGCGAAGAGATCGCAGAAGAAAAGTCCGAGGAGTAA
- a CDS encoding ArsR/SmtB family transcription factor: MKEGPDIAHIAALIGDPARANMLTALMSGKALTVSELAHEAGVTIQTASSHLSKLDQGGLLRPRKQGRHKYFSLFSDDVAHVLEGLMGLAAGSGHLRKRTGPKDTELRKARVCYNHLAGDMGTQLFDSLMAQRHLVLVGKDLNLTDSGAHFVADFQIDLYGLQSNRTPLCRECLDWSERRSHLAGSLGRAFLSRFEEMSWAKRDQKTRVVTFSKVGAQEFEKLFAVE, from the coding sequence ATGAAAGAGGGTCCTGATATTGCCCACATCGCCGCACTGATCGGTGATCCGGCGCGTGCGAACATGCTGACTGCTTTAATGAGCGGGAAGGCATTGACGGTGAGTGAGTTGGCCCACGAGGCTGGCGTGACCATCCAAACCGCCAGTTCGCATCTTTCGAAGCTTGATCAAGGCGGCTTATTACGACCGCGCAAACAAGGACGGCATAAATACTTTTCGCTTTTCAGTGATGACGTTGCCCATGTTCTTGAGGGTCTTATGGGGCTTGCCGCAGGATCAGGCCATTTGCGCAAACGCACTGGCCCAAAAGATACGGAGCTGCGCAAAGCGCGTGTCTGCTACAACCATCTCGCCGGGGATATGGGGACGCAGCTGTTCGACAGCCTAATGGCGCAAAGGCACCTTGTTCTGGTTGGTAAGGATCTGAACCTGACCGACAGCGGCGCACATTTTGTGGCAGACTTCCAGATTGATCTCTATGGCTTACAAAGCAACCGGACACCGCTTTGCCGCGAGTGTCTGGATTGGAGCGAACGCAGGTCACATTTGGCAGGAAGCCTTGGCCGTGCCTTCCTGAGCCGCTTTGAAGAGATGTCATGGGCGAAGCGAGACCAGAAAACCCGTGTGGTGACTTTTAGCAAGGTTGGTGCGCAGGAATTTGAAAAGCTGTTTGCCGTTGAATGA
- a CDS encoding NIPSNAP family protein: MLTCVIRYEIDPTKKAQFGEYARNWGQAIPRCGADLIGYYAPHEGSSTLAYGIYNVKSLADYEAYRARLADDPLGRENYEFAQKEKFLLREDRTFLKLVSTPHGAQV, encoded by the coding sequence ATGCTGACTTGCGTGATCCGATACGAAATCGACCCGACGAAGAAAGCCCAATTTGGGGAATATGCGCGCAATTGGGGACAAGCGATTCCACGCTGCGGTGCCGATCTCATTGGGTATTACGCGCCGCACGAAGGGTCCAGCACATTGGCCTATGGCATCTATAATGTAAAAAGCCTCGCGGATTATGAAGCGTATCGTGCCAGATTGGCTGATGATCCGCTTGGGCGCGAAAACTACGAATTTGCCCAAAAAGAGAAATTCCTACTGCGCGAGGACCGGACTTTTCTAAAGCTCGTTTCCACGCCCCACGGCGCGCAGGTATAA
- a CDS encoding antibiotic biosynthesis monooxygenase family protein yields MIAVIFEVEPATGRKDEYLDIAAEMRPMLDRIEGFISVERFQSLTDPRKVLSLSFFEDEAAIARWRTLNAHRGAQAKGRDGVFDDYRLRIASVVRDYGMFDRAEAPTDSKAVHTSEDNDNRK; encoded by the coding sequence ATGATTGCTGTTATATTTGAAGTTGAGCCCGCGACAGGTCGTAAGGATGAATACCTTGATATCGCCGCCGAAATGCGTCCGATGCTTGACCGGATTGAGGGCTTCATCTCGGTTGAACGGTTTCAAAGCCTGACGGACCCGCGTAAAGTTCTGTCGCTATCATTCTTTGAAGATGAGGCCGCAATCGCACGGTGGCGTACGCTGAATGCCCATCGAGGGGCGCAGGCCAAAGGACGGGACGGCGTCTTTGACGACTACCGCCTTCGGATTGCGAGCGTGGTTCGTGACTACGGTATGTTCGACCGCGCTGAAGCGCCGACAGATTCAAAAGCCGTGCATACGAGCGAGGACAACGATAATCGCAAGTAG
- a CDS encoding SGNH/GDSL hydrolase family protein — MFRLFALFSGLFFALCAPATAQDAPRILAIGDSLMAWHGVSGQSIADVVAKQLGEPVINNSVGGAKIIHALPITGALGMRIDSQFQPKGWDWVIMTGGGNDLFLGCGCRACDRRISRMIDPTGQTGDIPKLIARIRATGARIVYIGYLRSPGVGSVIDVCLPFGNTLEERITNMAQRDSGVTFLSLADLTPDGDRSMHGLDMIHPSVKASRLIGTQVARIIQKADKSR, encoded by the coding sequence TTGTTCCGTTTGTTTGCTCTCTTTAGTGGCCTGTTCTTTGCTCTGTGCGCGCCCGCCACCGCACAGGACGCGCCGCGTATTCTCGCCATTGGCGACTCGCTCATGGCGTGGCACGGCGTTTCGGGGCAATCGATTGCCGATGTTGTGGCCAAACAGTTGGGCGAGCCCGTCATAAATAACTCGGTGGGCGGTGCAAAGATCATTCACGCCTTGCCGATCACGGGGGCGCTTGGCATGCGCATTGACAGCCAATTTCAACCCAAAGGGTGGGATTGGGTTATTATGACCGGTGGCGGCAATGATTTGTTTTTGGGGTGCGGATGCAGGGCCTGTGATCGCCGCATATCGCGCATGATTGATCCAACGGGCCAGACGGGCGACATTCCCAAACTCATCGCGCGCATTCGTGCAACGGGCGCACGTATCGTTTACATCGGCTATTTGCGCAGTCCGGGCGTTGGTAGCGTCATCGATGTCTGTTTGCCGTTCGGCAATACGCTTGAGGAGCGCATCACAAATATGGCGCAGCGCGACTCAGGCGTGACGTTTTTGTCCTTGGCCGACCTGACGCCAGACGGGGATCGCTCCATGCACGGTCTGGATATGATCCACCCTTCGGTAAAGGCCTCGCGATTGATTGGCACGCAGGTGGCACGGATCATCCAAAAGGCGGACAAGTCGCGTTAA
- the rpsO gene encoding 30S ribosomal protein S15, which yields MSITVEEKTRLIKEFGTKDGDTGSPEVQVAILSSRIATLTEHFKTHKKDNHGRRGLLMMVAKRRKLLDYTKSKDEARYLDLIKRLGIRR from the coding sequence ATGTCGATTACTGTAGAAGAAAAAACACGCCTAATCAAAGAGTTCGGCACCAAAGACGGCGACACTGGTTCGCCCGAAGTTCAGGTTGCTATCCTCTCCTCGCGTATCGCGACGCTCACCGAGCACTTCAAAACACACAAGAAAGACAACCACGGTCGCCGTGGCCTTCTTATGATGGTTGCGAAGCGCCGTAAGCTTCTTGATTACACGAAGTCAAAAGACGAAGCACGTTACCTTGACCTGATCAAGCGTCTCGGCATCCGTCGCTAA